A DNA window from Actinomadura coerulea contains the following coding sequences:
- a CDS encoding response regulator — protein sequence MTIKVLVVDDQDLVRTGTVLVVDSQPDLQVVGQAANGAEAVRLAPAADIVLMDIRMPVMDGVEATRRICRGAGPRVLALTTFDLDEYAFAALRAGASGFLLKDAPAEEMLTAIRTVHQGDAVIAPSTTRRLLDHVAPGLPSPTGPDPLTDRERQVLLHIAQGLSNAEIAARLHLAEGTVKTHVGRILTKLDVRDRVQAVIWAYDHRLVHPA from the coding sequence ATGACCATCAAGGTCCTGGTCGTCGACGACCAGGACCTGGTCCGCACCGGAACCGTTCTGGTCGTCGACTCGCAGCCCGACCTGCAGGTCGTCGGCCAGGCCGCCAACGGAGCCGAAGCCGTCCGCCTGGCTCCCGCCGCCGACATCGTCCTCATGGACATCCGCATGCCCGTCATGGACGGTGTCGAGGCCACCCGGAGGATCTGCCGGGGAGCCGGGCCTCGGGTCCTCGCCCTGACGACCTTCGACCTGGACGAATACGCGTTCGCCGCCCTCAGAGCCGGAGCCTCCGGCTTCCTGCTCAAGGACGCCCCCGCCGAGGAGATGCTCACCGCCATCCGAACCGTTCATCAGGGCGACGCCGTCATCGCCCCCTCCACGACCCGGCGCCTACTCGACCACGTGGCCCCTGGTCTTCCGAGTCCCACCGGCCCTGATCCCCTCACCGACCGCGAACGCCAAGTCCTCCTCCACATTGCCCAGGGCCTGTCCAACGCCGAGATCGCCGCCCGCCTGCACCTGGCCGAGGGCACCGTCAAGACCCACGTCGGCCGGATCCTCACCAAGCTCGACGTCCGCGACCGGGTCCAGGCCGTCATCTGGGCCTACGACCACCGTCTCGTCCATCCCGCCTGA